From a single Coturnix japonica isolate 7356 chromosome 18, Coturnix japonica 2.1, whole genome shotgun sequence genomic region:
- the HGS gene encoding hepatocyte growth factor-regulated tyrosine kinase substrate isoform X1, producing the protein MGRGGGTFERLLDKATSQLLLETDWESILQICDMIRQGDTQAKYAVNAIKKKVNDKNPHVALYALEVMESVVKNCGQTVHDEVANKQTMEELKEILKRQVETSVRSKILNLIQAWAHAFRNEPKYKVVQDTYQIMKVEGHVFPEFKESDAMFAAERAPDWVDAEECHRCRVQFGVVTRKHHCRACGQIFCGKCSSKYSTIPKFGIEKEVRVCEPCYEHLNKKAEGKAAAASELPPEYLTSPLSQQSQLPPKRDETALQEEEELQLAIALSQSEAEEKERMRQKTSYSMYPKAEPTPVTSSAPPVGTLYSPPVNSSAPLAEDIEPELARYLNRNYWEKKQEEVRKSPTPSAPLSLTEPVAQPGEAHPAPLSVVEQQYQNGESEENHEQFLKALQNAVTTFVNRMKSNHMRGRSITNDSAVLSLFQSINNMHPQLLELLNQLDERRMYYESLQDKLAQIRDARGALNALREEHREKVRRAAEEAERQRQIQLAQKLEIMRQKKQEYLEMQRQLAIQRLQEQEKERQMRLEQQKQTIQMRAQMPAFSLPYAQLQAMPAASGVIYQPSGPTSFPGTFSPAGSVEGSPMHSVYMNQAAQGSTGPYTAMPVTGTDPNVVNAYMYQPGAGSGQAAQQGQAVPTTTPAYSSYQPAATQGYQNAASQSQSIPAISQAPQSGAVGYMGSQSVSMGYQPYGMQGLMSALPGQEAALSSLPAQQSYLPGQQPLYQQMAPAGAPPQQQQQPQPTAAAVQQTQGSGEAQLISFD; encoded by the exons ATGGGGCGCGGCGGGGGAACGTTCGAGCGGCTGTTGG ATAAGGCCACGagccagctcctgctggagACCGACTGGGAATCCATCCTGCAGATCTGCGACATGATCCGCCAGGGAGACACCCA AGCAAAATACGCAGTCAACGCCATCAAGAAGAAGGTCAATGACAAGAATCCCCACGTGGCGCTCTATGCGTTGGAG GTCATGGAGTCTGTGGTTAAAAACTGTGGCCAAACAGTTCATGATGAGGTagccaacaaacaaacaatggaggaactgaaagaaatactCAAG AGGCAAGTGGAAACAAGTGTCCGCAGTAAGATTCTGAACCTTATCCAGGCCTGGGCTCATGCCTTCCGCAATGAGCCCAAGTACAAGGTGGTGCAGGACACCTATCAGATAATGAAGGTTGAAG GTCATGTATTTCCAGAGTTCAAGGAAAGTGATGCCATGTTTGCTGCAGAAAGG GCTCCAGACTGGGTGGATGCTGAGGAGTGTCACAGGTGTCGAGTGCAGTTTGGTGTGGTGACACGGAAG CATCACTGCAGGGCCTGTGGGCAGATCTTCTGTGGCAAGTGTTCCTCCAAGTATTCCACCATCCCCAAGTTCGGGATTGAGAAAGAAGTGAGAGTGTGTGAGCCCTGTTACGAGCATCTCAACAA gaaagctgagggtAAAGCTGCTGCCGCCTCTGAACTGCCCCCTGAGTACTTGACTAGCCCCCTCTCTCAGCAGTCCCAG CTGCCCCCAAAGCGTGATGAGACAGCTCTGCAAGAAGAGGAAGAGCTCCAGCTAGCCATTGCCTTGTCTCAGTCAGAGGCCgaggagaaggagaggatg AGGCAGAAGACAAGTTACTCCATGTACCCAAAGGCTGAGCCCACACCCGTCACATCGTCAGCTCCGCCGGTGGGCACGCTCTATTCCCCACCTGTG AATTCTTCTGCTCCCCTGGCTGAGGACATCGAGCCTGAG CTGGCTCGGTATCTGAACCGCAACTACTGGGAGAAGAAACAAGAGGAAGTTCGCAAGAGCCCCACCCCATCAGCACCTCTGTCTCTCACAGAGCCAGTTGCTCAGCCTGGGGAAGCCCACCCTGCCCCACTCAGTGTTGTTGAG cagcagtacCAGAATGGTGAGTCGGAGGAGAACCACGAGCAGTTTCTGAAGGCTCTGCAAAATGCGGTCACCACATTTGTCAACCGCATGAAGAGTAACCACATGCGAGGCCGCAGCATCACCAACGACTCTGCCGTATTGTCCCTCTTCCAGTCCATTAACAACATGCAcccccagctgctggagctgctcaacCAGCTGGATGAGCGCAGAA tgtACTATGAAAGCCTGCAGGACAAACTGGCTCAGATCCGGGATGCGCGTGGTGCTCTGAATGCACTGCGGGAGGAGCATCGGGAGAAGGTGCGGCgtgcagcagaggaagcagaacGCCAGCGCCAGATCCAGCTGGCCCAAAAGCTGGAGataatgagacagaaaaagcag GAGTACCTGGAGATGCAGCGTCAGTTGGCCATCCAGCGACTGCaagagcaggagaaggagaggCAGATGCGCCTGGAACAGCAGAAGCAGACCATCCAGATGAGAGCCCAGATGCCAGCTTTCTCACTGCCTTATGCCCAG CTCCAGGCCATGCCAGCAGCCAGTGGAGTGATCTACCAGCCCTCTGGGCCCACTAGCTTCCCCGGCACCTTCAGCCCCGCTGGCTCTGTGGAGGGCTCTCCCATGCACAGTGTATACATGAACCAGGCAGCACAGGGGAGCACAGGACCATATACAGCAATGCCTGTCACTGGGACAG ATCCCAATGTGGTGAATGCCTACATGTACCAACCAGGGGCAGGCAGCGGGCAGGCGGCTCAGCAGGGGCAGGCAGTGCCCACTACAACCCCAGCATACTCGTCCTATCAGCCAGCTGCAACACAGGGCTACCAG AATGCAGCATCGCAGTCACAGAGCATCCCTGCCATCTCGCAGGCTCCTCAGTCGGGGGCTGTGGGCTACATGGGAAGCCAGTCGGTCTCCATGGGGTACCAGCCCTATGGCATGCAG GGCCTCATGTCGGCGCTGCCAGGCcaagaagcagcactgagcagcctgcCCGCACAGCAGTCCTACCTGCCTGGGCAGCAGCCCCTGTACCAGCAG ATGGCCCCGGCTGgagcccccccccagcagcagcagcagccccagcccacgGCAGCAGCGGTGCAGCAGACACAGGGCAGCGGAGAGGCCCAGCTCATCTCGTTTGACTGA
- the HGS gene encoding hepatocyte growth factor-regulated tyrosine kinase substrate isoform X3 has protein sequence MACTRAKYAVNAIKKKVNDKNPHVALYALEVMESVVKNCGQTVHDEVANKQTMEELKEILKRQVETSVRSKILNLIQAWAHAFRNEPKYKVVQDTYQIMKVEGHVFPEFKESDAMFAAERAPDWVDAEECHRCRVQFGVVTRKHHCRACGQIFCGKCSSKYSTIPKFGIEKEVRVCEPCYEHLNKKAEGKAAAASELPPEYLTSPLSQQSQLPPKRDETALQEEEELQLAIALSQSEAEEKERMRQKTSYSMYPKAEPTPVTSSAPPVGTLYSPPVNSSAPLAEDIEPELARYLNRNYWEKKQEEVRKSPTPSAPLSLTEPVAQPGEAHPAPLSVVEQQYQNGESEENHEQFLKALQNAVTTFVNRMKSNHMRGRSITNDSAVLSLFQSINNMHPQLLELLNQLDERRMYYESLQDKLAQIRDARGALNALREEHREKVRRAAEEAERQRQIQLAQKLEIMRQKKQEYLEMQRQLAIQRLQEQEKERQMRLEQQKQTIQMRAQMPAFSLPYAQLQAMPAASGVIYQPSGPTSFPGTFSPAGSVEGSPMHSVYMNQAAQGSTGPYTAMPVTGTDPNVVNAYMYQPGAGSGQAAQQGQAVPTTTPAYSSYQPAATQGYQNAASQSQSIPAISQAPQSGAVGYMGSQSVSMGYQPYGMQGLMSALPGQEAALSSLPAQQSYLPGQQPLYQQMAPAGAPPQQQQQPQPTAAAVQQTQGSGEAQLISFD, from the exons ATGGCCTGCACAAG AGCAAAATACGCAGTCAACGCCATCAAGAAGAAGGTCAATGACAAGAATCCCCACGTGGCGCTCTATGCGTTGGAG GTCATGGAGTCTGTGGTTAAAAACTGTGGCCAAACAGTTCATGATGAGGTagccaacaaacaaacaatggaggaactgaaagaaatactCAAG AGGCAAGTGGAAACAAGTGTCCGCAGTAAGATTCTGAACCTTATCCAGGCCTGGGCTCATGCCTTCCGCAATGAGCCCAAGTACAAGGTGGTGCAGGACACCTATCAGATAATGAAGGTTGAAG GTCATGTATTTCCAGAGTTCAAGGAAAGTGATGCCATGTTTGCTGCAGAAAGG GCTCCAGACTGGGTGGATGCTGAGGAGTGTCACAGGTGTCGAGTGCAGTTTGGTGTGGTGACACGGAAG CATCACTGCAGGGCCTGTGGGCAGATCTTCTGTGGCAAGTGTTCCTCCAAGTATTCCACCATCCCCAAGTTCGGGATTGAGAAAGAAGTGAGAGTGTGTGAGCCCTGTTACGAGCATCTCAACAA gaaagctgagggtAAAGCTGCTGCCGCCTCTGAACTGCCCCCTGAGTACTTGACTAGCCCCCTCTCTCAGCAGTCCCAG CTGCCCCCAAAGCGTGATGAGACAGCTCTGCAAGAAGAGGAAGAGCTCCAGCTAGCCATTGCCTTGTCTCAGTCAGAGGCCgaggagaaggagaggatg AGGCAGAAGACAAGTTACTCCATGTACCCAAAGGCTGAGCCCACACCCGTCACATCGTCAGCTCCGCCGGTGGGCACGCTCTATTCCCCACCTGTG AATTCTTCTGCTCCCCTGGCTGAGGACATCGAGCCTGAG CTGGCTCGGTATCTGAACCGCAACTACTGGGAGAAGAAACAAGAGGAAGTTCGCAAGAGCCCCACCCCATCAGCACCTCTGTCTCTCACAGAGCCAGTTGCTCAGCCTGGGGAAGCCCACCCTGCCCCACTCAGTGTTGTTGAG cagcagtacCAGAATGGTGAGTCGGAGGAGAACCACGAGCAGTTTCTGAAGGCTCTGCAAAATGCGGTCACCACATTTGTCAACCGCATGAAGAGTAACCACATGCGAGGCCGCAGCATCACCAACGACTCTGCCGTATTGTCCCTCTTCCAGTCCATTAACAACATGCAcccccagctgctggagctgctcaacCAGCTGGATGAGCGCAGAA tgtACTATGAAAGCCTGCAGGACAAACTGGCTCAGATCCGGGATGCGCGTGGTGCTCTGAATGCACTGCGGGAGGAGCATCGGGAGAAGGTGCGGCgtgcagcagaggaagcagaacGCCAGCGCCAGATCCAGCTGGCCCAAAAGCTGGAGataatgagacagaaaaagcag GAGTACCTGGAGATGCAGCGTCAGTTGGCCATCCAGCGACTGCaagagcaggagaaggagaggCAGATGCGCCTGGAACAGCAGAAGCAGACCATCCAGATGAGAGCCCAGATGCCAGCTTTCTCACTGCCTTATGCCCAG CTCCAGGCCATGCCAGCAGCCAGTGGAGTGATCTACCAGCCCTCTGGGCCCACTAGCTTCCCCGGCACCTTCAGCCCCGCTGGCTCTGTGGAGGGCTCTCCCATGCACAGTGTATACATGAACCAGGCAGCACAGGGGAGCACAGGACCATATACAGCAATGCCTGTCACTGGGACAG ATCCCAATGTGGTGAATGCCTACATGTACCAACCAGGGGCAGGCAGCGGGCAGGCGGCTCAGCAGGGGCAGGCAGTGCCCACTACAACCCCAGCATACTCGTCCTATCAGCCAGCTGCAACACAGGGCTACCAG AATGCAGCATCGCAGTCACAGAGCATCCCTGCCATCTCGCAGGCTCCTCAGTCGGGGGCTGTGGGCTACATGGGAAGCCAGTCGGTCTCCATGGGGTACCAGCCCTATGGCATGCAG GGCCTCATGTCGGCGCTGCCAGGCcaagaagcagcactgagcagcctgcCCGCACAGCAGTCCTACCTGCCTGGGCAGCAGCCCCTGTACCAGCAG ATGGCCCCGGCTGgagcccccccccagcagcagcagcagccccagcccacgGCAGCAGCGGTGCAGCAGACACAGGGCAGCGGAGAGGCCCAGCTCATCTCGTTTGACTGA
- the HGS gene encoding hepatocyte growth factor-regulated tyrosine kinase substrate isoform X2, producing the protein MGRGGGTFERLLDKATSQLLLETDWESILQICDMIRQGDTQAKYAVNAIKKKVNDKNPHVALYALEVMESVVKNCGQTVHDEVANKQTMEELKEILKRQVETSVRSKILNLIQAWAHAFRNEPKYKVVQDTYQIMKVEGHVFPEFKESDAMFAAERAPDWVDAEECHRCRVQFGVVTRKHHCRACGQIFCGKCSSKYSTIPKFGIEKEVRVCEPCYEHLNKKAEGKAAAASELPPEYLTSPLSQQSQLPPKRDETALQEEEELQLAIALSQSEAEEKERMRQKTSYSMYPKAEPTPVTSSAPPVGTLYSPPVNSSAPLAEDIEPELARYLNRNYWEKKQEEVRKSPTPSAPLSLTEPVAQPGEAHPAPLSVVEQYQNGESEENHEQFLKALQNAVTTFVNRMKSNHMRGRSITNDSAVLSLFQSINNMHPQLLELLNQLDERRMYYESLQDKLAQIRDARGALNALREEHREKVRRAAEEAERQRQIQLAQKLEIMRQKKQEYLEMQRQLAIQRLQEQEKERQMRLEQQKQTIQMRAQMPAFSLPYAQLQAMPAASGVIYQPSGPTSFPGTFSPAGSVEGSPMHSVYMNQAAQGSTGPYTAMPVTGTDPNVVNAYMYQPGAGSGQAAQQGQAVPTTTPAYSSYQPAATQGYQNAASQSQSIPAISQAPQSGAVGYMGSQSVSMGYQPYGMQGLMSALPGQEAALSSLPAQQSYLPGQQPLYQQMAPAGAPPQQQQQPQPTAAAVQQTQGSGEAQLISFD; encoded by the exons ATGGGGCGCGGCGGGGGAACGTTCGAGCGGCTGTTGG ATAAGGCCACGagccagctcctgctggagACCGACTGGGAATCCATCCTGCAGATCTGCGACATGATCCGCCAGGGAGACACCCA AGCAAAATACGCAGTCAACGCCATCAAGAAGAAGGTCAATGACAAGAATCCCCACGTGGCGCTCTATGCGTTGGAG GTCATGGAGTCTGTGGTTAAAAACTGTGGCCAAACAGTTCATGATGAGGTagccaacaaacaaacaatggaggaactgaaagaaatactCAAG AGGCAAGTGGAAACAAGTGTCCGCAGTAAGATTCTGAACCTTATCCAGGCCTGGGCTCATGCCTTCCGCAATGAGCCCAAGTACAAGGTGGTGCAGGACACCTATCAGATAATGAAGGTTGAAG GTCATGTATTTCCAGAGTTCAAGGAAAGTGATGCCATGTTTGCTGCAGAAAGG GCTCCAGACTGGGTGGATGCTGAGGAGTGTCACAGGTGTCGAGTGCAGTTTGGTGTGGTGACACGGAAG CATCACTGCAGGGCCTGTGGGCAGATCTTCTGTGGCAAGTGTTCCTCCAAGTATTCCACCATCCCCAAGTTCGGGATTGAGAAAGAAGTGAGAGTGTGTGAGCCCTGTTACGAGCATCTCAACAA gaaagctgagggtAAAGCTGCTGCCGCCTCTGAACTGCCCCCTGAGTACTTGACTAGCCCCCTCTCTCAGCAGTCCCAG CTGCCCCCAAAGCGTGATGAGACAGCTCTGCAAGAAGAGGAAGAGCTCCAGCTAGCCATTGCCTTGTCTCAGTCAGAGGCCgaggagaaggagaggatg AGGCAGAAGACAAGTTACTCCATGTACCCAAAGGCTGAGCCCACACCCGTCACATCGTCAGCTCCGCCGGTGGGCACGCTCTATTCCCCACCTGTG AATTCTTCTGCTCCCCTGGCTGAGGACATCGAGCCTGAG CTGGCTCGGTATCTGAACCGCAACTACTGGGAGAAGAAACAAGAGGAAGTTCGCAAGAGCCCCACCCCATCAGCACCTCTGTCTCTCACAGAGCCAGTTGCTCAGCCTGGGGAAGCCCACCCTGCCCCACTCAGTGTTGTTGAG cagtacCAGAATGGTGAGTCGGAGGAGAACCACGAGCAGTTTCTGAAGGCTCTGCAAAATGCGGTCACCACATTTGTCAACCGCATGAAGAGTAACCACATGCGAGGCCGCAGCATCACCAACGACTCTGCCGTATTGTCCCTCTTCCAGTCCATTAACAACATGCAcccccagctgctggagctgctcaacCAGCTGGATGAGCGCAGAA tgtACTATGAAAGCCTGCAGGACAAACTGGCTCAGATCCGGGATGCGCGTGGTGCTCTGAATGCACTGCGGGAGGAGCATCGGGAGAAGGTGCGGCgtgcagcagaggaagcagaacGCCAGCGCCAGATCCAGCTGGCCCAAAAGCTGGAGataatgagacagaaaaagcag GAGTACCTGGAGATGCAGCGTCAGTTGGCCATCCAGCGACTGCaagagcaggagaaggagaggCAGATGCGCCTGGAACAGCAGAAGCAGACCATCCAGATGAGAGCCCAGATGCCAGCTTTCTCACTGCCTTATGCCCAG CTCCAGGCCATGCCAGCAGCCAGTGGAGTGATCTACCAGCCCTCTGGGCCCACTAGCTTCCCCGGCACCTTCAGCCCCGCTGGCTCTGTGGAGGGCTCTCCCATGCACAGTGTATACATGAACCAGGCAGCACAGGGGAGCACAGGACCATATACAGCAATGCCTGTCACTGGGACAG ATCCCAATGTGGTGAATGCCTACATGTACCAACCAGGGGCAGGCAGCGGGCAGGCGGCTCAGCAGGGGCAGGCAGTGCCCACTACAACCCCAGCATACTCGTCCTATCAGCCAGCTGCAACACAGGGCTACCAG AATGCAGCATCGCAGTCACAGAGCATCCCTGCCATCTCGCAGGCTCCTCAGTCGGGGGCTGTGGGCTACATGGGAAGCCAGTCGGTCTCCATGGGGTACCAGCCCTATGGCATGCAG GGCCTCATGTCGGCGCTGCCAGGCcaagaagcagcactgagcagcctgcCCGCACAGCAGTCCTACCTGCCTGGGCAGCAGCCCCTGTACCAGCAG ATGGCCCCGGCTGgagcccccccccagcagcagcagcagccccagcccacgGCAGCAGCGGTGCAGCAGACACAGGGCAGCGGAGAGGCCCAGCTCATCTCGTTTGACTGA